Proteins from a genomic interval of Arachis hypogaea cultivar Tifrunner chromosome 10, arahy.Tifrunner.gnm2.J5K5, whole genome shotgun sequence:
- the LOC112718330 gene encoding uncharacterized protein produces the protein MDPTMKQFQQKLTEVELEAELLLLARHQMVDNDKLRNGNREALTALRKRARTTKTSVPTPFESMMKGVEGLRSRPLVQEVCNTCGNHDSFEKTWMIFPGTDMFASIPFHAAHTILETDQPRLDFEAKKLQSIVKEKSLLISETGALADKIGPGVVRSLVTLNDKSK, from the exons ATGGATCCTACCATGAAACAATTCCAACAAAAATTAACAGAAGTGGAACTGGAAGCCGAGCTTCTTCTTTTGGCCCGGCATCAG ATGGTTGATAATGATAAATTGAGAAATGGGAATAGAGAAGCACTGACTGCATTAAGGAAGAGGGCTCGGACAACCAAGACTAGTGTTCCGACTCCTTTTGAATCGATGATGAAGGGAGTCGAAGGGTTGAGGTCAAGACCCTTGGTGCAAGAAGTGTGTAACACCTGTGGTAACCATGATTCATTCGAGAAGACGTGGATGATATTTCCAGGAACTGATATGTTTGCCAGCATCCCATTCCATGCTGCCCACACTATCTTGGAAACAG ATCAACCTCGACTTGACTTTGAGGCAAAGAAGCTACAGAGCATAGTGAAGGAAAAATCATTACTTATTTCAGAGACAGGTGCCCTTGCTGATAAGATAGGACCAGGCGTGGTTAGATCTCTTGTAACCTTAAACGACAAGTCAAAGTAA
- the LOC112717849 gene encoding probable ribose-5-phosphate isomerase 2, translated as MVLGLGPGSTAKHVVDRIGELLRQGKLKDIDGIPTSKKTHEQALSLGIPLSDLNSHPVVDLAIDGADEVDPYLNLVKGRGGSLLREKMVEGACKKFVVIVDESKLVNYIGGSGLAMPVEVIQFCWKFTASRLQNLFQESGCVAKLRTLGEKAEPYVTDNGNYIIDLYFKQSIGDLKAASDSILQIAGVVEHGMFIDMATTVIVAGELGLTVKNKY; from the coding sequence ATGGTTCTCGGCCTCGGACCCGGCTCCACTGCCAAACACGTCGTCGACCGAATCGGCGAGCTTCTCCGTCAGGGCAAGCTCAAGGACATCGACGGAATCCCCACTTCCAAGAAGACGCACGAGCAAGCCCTCTCTCTCGGGATCCCCTTGTCAGATCTGAACTCTCACCCCGTCGTTGATCTCGCCATTGACGGCGCCGACGAGGTTGATCCTTACCTTAACCTCGTCAAGGGCCGCGGTGGCTCCCTCTTGAGGGAGAAGATGGTTGAAGGTGCTTGCAAGAAGTTCGTTGTAATCGTCGATGAGTCCAAGCTCGTTAACTATATTGGTGGTAGCGGTTTGGCTATGCCCGTCGAAGTTATTCAATTTTGTTGGAAGTTCACTGCTTCTAGGCTTCAGAATCTctttcaggaatctggttgcgtTGCAAAGCTCAGAACTTTGGGCGAAAAGGCTGAGCCTTATGTCACTGATAATGGCAACTATATCATTGATTTGTATTTCAAGCAGAGTATTGGGGATTTGAAGGCTGCCAGCGATTCCATTTTGCAAATCGCCGGTGTTGTAGAGCATGGAATGTTCATTGATATGGCTACCACTGTTATTGTTGCAGGTGAACTTGGCCTAACTGTCAAGAATAAGTATTAG
- the LOC140175732 gene encoding L-arabinokinase-like, producing MKQQEEYDGDGAAAVSSTQKMVFAYYVTGHGFGHATRVAEVVRHLILAGHDVHVVTAAPEFVFTNEVHSPRLFFRKGVLECGAVQSDALTVDPLATLERYTEETVKPRASILAKEAEWLKFINADLVVSDVVSTVCRVAADVGIPSVCVANFSWDIIYLDYVMAAGPDSRSIVLQIAEDYSNCNFLIRLPGYCPMPAFRNVIDVPLVVRRLYKSTEEVREELGIADNVKLVILNFGGQPSELKLKEEFLPSGWLCLVCGASDTQDLPANFKKLPKNVYTPDIIAASDCMIGKLGYGSVSEALAYKCPFVFVHREYFNEEPFLRKMLEHYQGGIEMSRNALLSGHWKPYLERAMSLKPCYEESINGGEVAAQILQEIALGKYHASVNHSEAKRLCDAAVPDDQRRRAIGQDDILIPEWYANAGKQLGC from the exons ATGAAGCAGCAGGAAGAGTATGATGGCGATGGTGCTGCTGCTGTTTCTTCCacacagaaaatggtgtttgctTACTATGTCACTGGTCATGGATTTGGCCACGCAACTCGTGTTGCGGAG GTGGTGAGGCATCTAATCCTTGCTGGTCATGATGTTCATGTGGTCACTGCTGCTCCTGAATTTGTTTTCACCAACGAAGTGCATTCTCCTCGCTTATTCTTTCGCAAG GGGGTTTTGGAGTGTGGAGCTGTTCAATCAGATGCTTTGACAGTCGATCCCCTTGCCACTTTGGAGAGG TATACTGAGGAAACAGTGAAGCCCCGTGCTAGTATCTTGGCGAAAGAAGCAGAGTGGCTGAAATTCATCAATGCTGACTTAGTG GTATCTGATGTCGTCTCCACTGTATGTCGTGTTGCAGCTGATGTTGGTATACCCTCTGTTTGTGTGGCCAATTTCAG TTGGGACATCATCTATCTGGATTATGTCATGGCTGCTGGACCTGATTCTCGTTCGATAGTTTTGCAG ATAGCTGAAGACTATTCTAATTGTAATTTCCTTATCCGCCTTCCAGGATATTGCCCAA TGCCCGCTTTTCGCAATGTTATTGATGTGCCTCTTGTTGTGAGGAGGCTGTATAAATCCACAGAAGAG GTGAGGGAAGAACTAGGGATAGCAGACAATGTGAAACTAGTCATTCTCAACTTTGGTGGCCAG CCATCAGAATTGAAACTGAAGGAGGAGTTTTTGCCTTCTGGTTGGTTGTGCCTG GTTTGTGGTGCTTCTGACACTCAAGACCTTCCTGCAAACTTCAAAAAACTTCCCAAAAATGTTTATACACCTGATATTATTGCAGCATCTGACTGCATGATCG GAAAACTTGGATATGGCAGTGTGAGTGAAGCCCTGGCATACAAGTGTCCTTTTGTCTTTGTACATAGAGAATATTTCAATGAAGAACCTTTTCTAAGAAAAATGCTCGAA CATTATCAAGGTGGCATTGAAATGAGTAGGAATGCTTTACTCTCTGGTCATTGGAAACCTTATCTTGAACGGGCAATGAGTTTGAAGCCATGCTATGAAGAAAGCATCAATGGTGGGGAG GTGGCAGCCCAGATCTTGCAGGAGATTGCTTTGGGAAAATATCATGCTTCAGTCAAT CATAGCGAGGCAAAAAGATTGTGTGATGCCGCAGTTCCAGATGATCAACGACGAAGAGCCATTGGTCAAGATGATATTTTGATCCCAGAATGGTATGCAAATGCTGGAAAACAACTTGGTTGCTAA